The Desmonostoc muscorum LEGE 12446 genome includes a region encoding these proteins:
- a CDS encoding zinc-dependent alcohol dehydrogenase family protein: MKAYEIQSNAGIDALALVDRPEPKPAAGEVLIQVKATSLNYRDLLVIEGAYGAGQKYPLIPMSDGAGEVVAVGEGVTRVKVGDRVAATFFQDWIYGSLTREKMKSDLGGGIDGMLAEYVVLHQDGLVILPDHLSYAEGATLPCAAVTAWHGLVTQGNIGAGDSVLLLGTGGVSIFALQFAKIHGARAIATSSSDEKLARIKQLGADETINYKTTPDWEKQVYQLTNRTGVDHVVEVGGAGTLPKSLQAVRIGGRVSLIGVLSGRGNEIDPMPILFKSLTVQGIYVGSREMFEAMNQTIEQHQIKPIIDRVFPFTEAREAYHYLKSAAHFGKVVINVRSLP, from the coding sequence ATGAAAGCTTACGAAATTCAAAGCAATGCCGGAATTGATGCTCTCGCATTAGTCGATCGCCCTGAACCAAAACCCGCAGCTGGTGAAGTTCTGATTCAGGTCAAAGCAACATCTCTAAATTACCGTGATTTGCTTGTAATTGAAGGAGCCTACGGTGCTGGACAGAAATATCCCCTAATTCCCATGTCCGACGGTGCGGGGGAAGTTGTGGCGGTGGGAGAAGGTGTGACACGGGTGAAAGTAGGCGATCGCGTTGCTGCTACTTTCTTCCAAGACTGGATTTATGGCTCTCTAACCAGAGAAAAAATGAAATCGGATCTCGGTGGCGGTATCGATGGCATGTTGGCTGAGTATGTGGTATTACACCAAGATGGTTTAGTGATTTTACCAGATCATCTTTCCTACGCTGAAGGTGCGACCTTGCCCTGTGCAGCAGTCACGGCTTGGCATGGATTGGTAACACAGGGCAATATTGGCGCAGGTGATAGTGTTTTATTACTCGGTACTGGGGGAGTTTCAATTTTTGCTCTCCAGTTTGCCAAGATACACGGTGCTAGAGCGATCGCTACTTCCAGCAGTGATGAAAAGTTGGCACGAATCAAACAGCTTGGTGCTGACGAAACAATCAACTACAAAACAACACCAGATTGGGAAAAGCAAGTTTACCAATTAACTAATCGCACAGGTGTAGATCATGTAGTTGAGGTAGGCGGTGCAGGAACTCTACCAAAATCACTACAAGCAGTCCGCATTGGTGGACGTGTTAGCTTGATTGGTGTCTTGTCAGGCAGAGGAAATGAAATTGACCCCATGCCAATACTTTTTAAAAGTTTAACGGTTCAAGGGATTTATGTTGGCAGCCGGGAAATGTTTGAGGCAATGAATCAGACAATAGAACAGCATCAAATCAAACCGATTATCGATCGAGTTTTCCCATTTACTGAAGCACGAGAAGCATATCATTATCTCAAAAGTGCCGCTCACTTCGGCAAAGTTGTTATTAACGTGCGATCGCTACCTTGA
- a CDS encoding ferredoxin-thioredoxin reductase variable chain, with product MKVGDRVRVKDSVVIYHHPEHRNQAFDLKGTEGDVIGIVTQWQNRPVSANLPILVQFTKKFKAHLRENELEII from the coding sequence ATGAAAGTTGGCGATCGCGTGCGCGTTAAAGATTCGGTGGTAATCTATCATCATCCTGAACATCGAAATCAAGCTTTTGACCTCAAAGGCACAGAAGGCGATGTCATAGGTATTGTCACTCAATGGCAAAATAGACCTGTAAGCGCTAATCTGCCGATTTTAGTCCAGTTTACTAAAAAATTTAAAGCTCATTTACGTGAAAACGAGTTAGAAATCATTTAA
- a CDS encoding YdcF family protein produces the protein MFLYLSKLLPLFFYPLGLACVSLVVALVTLWKRPRIAAIAITLALTLLVFCSNAWIATSLVRSLEWQNLPAAQIPNAEAIVVLGGATKSAFPPRPTVDLSESGDRVIYAAQLYRQKKAPIIILSGGRIDWRGSGSAESADMATILTSIGIPSQAIVEEPESLNTYENAVNVRKILEARGIKQVLLVTSAMHMPRSLKIFQRQGINVIPAPTDFLVSQGELQELGSTPKAAILNLFPDTDNLHQFTTALKEYIGSFVYYLRGWL, from the coding sequence ATGTTTTTATATCTCTCGAAATTACTACCACTATTTTTTTATCCACTAGGACTGGCTTGTGTCAGCTTAGTAGTAGCATTAGTCACATTGTGGAAACGACCGCGCATTGCGGCGATCGCCATTACTCTAGCATTAACTTTACTCGTGTTTTGCAGCAATGCTTGGATTGCGACATCGCTAGTGCGATCGCTAGAATGGCAAAATCTCCCAGCCGCCCAAATACCCAATGCAGAAGCGATTGTGGTTTTGGGTGGTGCTACCAAATCAGCTTTTCCTCCAAGACCTACTGTTGATTTGAGTGAATCAGGCGATCGCGTCATTTACGCCGCCCAACTTTATCGCCAAAAAAAAGCGCCTATAATCATCCTCAGTGGCGGGCGGATTGATTGGCGTGGTAGCGGTTCAGCAGAATCGGCAGATATGGCCACAATCCTCACATCTATTGGTATTCCATCCCAGGCAATTGTCGAGGAACCTGAGTCTTTAAATACTTATGAAAATGCCGTCAATGTCCGCAAAATTCTGGAAGCGCGTGGCATTAAACAAGTATTATTGGTAACTTCGGCAATGCATATGCCGCGATCGCTGAAGATTTTTCAACGTCAAGGAATCAACGTTATTCCTGCACCGACTGATTTTCTCGTCAGTCAGGGTGAACTGCAAGAACTCGGCAGCACTCCCAAAGCCGCTATACTGAATTTATTCCCGGATACTGACAACCTGCACCAATTTACCACCGCTTTAAAAGAGTACATTGGTTCTTTTGTCTATTACTTACGCGGTTGGCTTTAA